In Streptomyces canus, one DNA window encodes the following:
- a CDS encoding ABC transporter permease, protein MSLATETAAESAAVHEDDPRHSWAAVFALARFEARDLLWYVPVVATLLLYVGYTAWTLFDEKEGMDAFPALQDADRATQTGPLLFGIALFVCVNRCTLRSRRRGTDRQFDVLVMEPWRRTVAHVLSVVPFAAVTALIVLGEFTRQALRPGAVGHGSLAELAVGPLYVLLCGALGVLLARLVPSTFAVPVGVVGLFVFSVFISAGTGGAEWSRWLSPIVGENGGNTVLPSDLIGRPAAWHALYLTGLVLVLAFCAVLASGGRTVYLKAGAAGALALTLAGAVGQSGGVSAELAAARDQATVSPQRDQTCVKRGGSTYCAFPEWTGRAGTWAGVVDRVQSLAGGTAARQPLVVRQRVEARYGLTGDGAIDPLTAPGQVTVGTRWGGNRVPEFAVAVASVLVAGDESKGGELCDGRVVTTMWLAVGGASHPMTDLANVRLDDSVTGSAYVLAPTSGLSMTAGQTDVLRELLERPRGEVTASVRRHWTELTAAGVSTARVAKALGTEVPKGAKDCADE, encoded by the coding sequence ATGAGCCTGGCGACCGAGACGGCGGCCGAGTCCGCCGCCGTGCACGAGGACGATCCGCGGCACTCCTGGGCGGCCGTGTTCGCCCTCGCCCGCTTCGAGGCACGCGACCTGCTGTGGTACGTCCCGGTGGTGGCGACGCTCCTGCTGTACGTCGGCTACACCGCCTGGACGCTGTTCGACGAGAAGGAGGGCATGGACGCCTTCCCGGCCCTCCAGGACGCCGACCGCGCCACCCAGACCGGGCCCCTGCTGTTCGGGATCGCCCTGTTCGTGTGCGTCAACCGGTGCACACTGCGCTCCCGCAGGCGCGGTACCGACCGGCAGTTCGACGTGCTGGTCATGGAACCGTGGCGGCGAACGGTCGCGCATGTGCTGTCGGTGGTGCCCTTCGCCGCCGTCACCGCGCTGATCGTGCTCGGCGAGTTCACCCGGCAGGCCCTCAGGCCGGGCGCGGTGGGCCACGGCTCACTCGCCGAACTGGCCGTCGGCCCCCTGTACGTGCTGCTGTGCGGCGCGCTCGGAGTGCTGCTCGCGCGGCTGGTCCCCTCCACGTTCGCGGTGCCGGTCGGCGTGGTCGGACTCTTCGTCTTCAGCGTGTTCATCTCCGCGGGCACCGGCGGCGCGGAGTGGTCGCGCTGGCTGTCCCCGATCGTGGGCGAGAACGGCGGCAACACGGTCCTGCCTTCGGACCTCATCGGCCGTCCCGCGGCCTGGCACGCCCTGTATCTGACCGGGCTGGTCCTGGTCCTGGCCTTCTGCGCGGTCCTGGCGAGCGGCGGGCGCACGGTGTATCTGAAGGCGGGCGCGGCGGGCGCGCTCGCGCTGACGCTGGCCGGCGCGGTGGGCCAGTCCGGGGGCGTGTCGGCGGAATTGGCCGCCGCCCGCGATCAGGCCACGGTGTCCCCGCAGCGGGACCAGACGTGCGTGAAGCGCGGAGGCTCGACTTACTGCGCCTTCCCCGAGTGGACCGGCCGCGCGGGCACCTGGGCGGGGGTCGTGGACCGCGTCCAGTCGCTGGCCGGCGGCACGGCCGCCCGGCAGCCCCTTGTCGTACGGCAGCGGGTCGAGGCCCGTTACGGACTGACCGGCGACGGGGCGATCGATCCGCTCACCGCGCCGGGCCAGGTGACGGTCGGCACGCGCTGGGGCGGCAACCGGGTCCCCGAGTTCGCGGTCGCCGTCGCCTCCGTGCTGGTCGCCGGTGACGAGTCGAAGGGCGGCGAGCTGTGCGACGGGCGGGTGGTCACGACGATGTGGCTCGCGGTGGGCGGAGCCTCCCACCCGATGACCGACCTCGCGAACGTCCGCCTCGACGACAGTGTCACCGGGTCGGCGTACGTCCTCGCCCCGACCAGCGGGCTGTCCATGACGGCCGGACAGACCGATGTCCTGCGGGAGTTGCTGGAACGCCCGCGCGGCGAGGTGACGGCTTCCGTGAGGCGGCACTGGACCGAGCTGACCGCGGCCGGGGTCTCGACGGCCCGGGTGGCAAAGGCGCTGGGGACCGAGGTGCCGAAGGGGGCGAAGGACTGTGCGGACGAGTGA
- a CDS encoding ABC transporter — protein sequence MNSALVVAVARTLPWRAVGTGAVVGLLVAALPRLLSGTLDAWLALALLRASALVFALGLTFLLDDPARELTTPVPTRRWVRTGLRVALVVPVAALWWTAALSLLPAHVRPPVGAVTLEAAATAAVALAAAAVAVRFTDEPRPGPSVAAGLLTLALLAPHLLPTRWDLFVLVGDPGWAAAHVRWAVVLVGGVLLGAACAVEPLRGLRSRLASS from the coding sequence GTGAACTCGGCGCTGGTGGTGGCCGTGGCGCGGACCCTGCCGTGGCGGGCGGTCGGTACCGGCGCGGTCGTGGGGCTGCTGGTGGCCGCTCTGCCGCGGCTGCTGTCCGGGACGCTCGACGCGTGGCTCGCTCTCGCCCTCCTCCGGGCGTCCGCGCTCGTCTTCGCCCTGGGTCTGACCTTCCTCCTGGACGATCCGGCCCGGGAGCTCACCACCCCCGTCCCCACCCGGCGTTGGGTCCGGACGGGACTGCGGGTCGCGCTGGTGGTGCCGGTCGCCGCGCTGTGGTGGACGGCCGCACTGAGCCTCCTGCCGGCACATGTCCGACCCCCCGTCGGCGCGGTCACCCTGGAGGCCGCGGCGACGGCCGCCGTCGCCCTGGCCGCCGCGGCGGTCGCCGTCCGCTTCACCGACGAGCCCCGGCCCGGCCCGTCGGTGGCGGCGGGCCTGCTGACCCTCGCCCTCCTGGCCCCCCACCTGCTCCCGACCCGCTGGGACCTGTTCGTCCTGGTGGGGGACCCCGGCTGGGCGGCGGCACATGTGCGGTGGGCCGTGGTGCTGGTGGGCGGGGTTTTGCTGGGAGCGGCCTGCGCGGTGGAGCCGTTGCGGGGTCTCAGGTCCCGGCTGGCGTCGTCCTGA